The Klebsiella quasivariicola region TCAGGCCGTCGCGAACCGCATGATGCAGGTCTGGGGTGGGCAAAACGTCTATTTTCCGATGGGCATGGTCTGGAAGGTCAGCCAGCGCGACCGGGAAATTTTCCTGGAGTTTGACGGGCGCAACCATCACGAACTGGCCCGCAAATTTGGTGTTTCACTACAGTGGGTTTACAGCGTGGTGAAGCGGGTCAGAAAAGAAGAACTGGATCGGATGCAGGGCAAACTGTTTGATGGCGAACCTGATGCCGATACAGGGAAAAAGGAGTAATATCTGCAATCAGGCTGGTGCGAGTTCTGTTTTTTTCGGGCCGGTCTGATTTTCACATACTGTAAGGTTATTGCATATTCCATCCAGTCTCTTCCCATGTTGACCCAGTACTTCCCATAATTATCTCACTTATCCCCTGTCATTTATCTCAAGTCTAATCACTGGTGCTGGTTGACGGAATCGAACCGCCGACATCCTGCTTACAAGGCAGGCGCTCTACCTTCTGAGCTAAACCAGCAATCTGGTTCAGGGCTCTGCGCAGAGGGCTTTAACGTATCGTGCAGCACGTCTCTACCCAAGAGCCCTGACCGGAGTGCAGAAATGACAAAGCCCAAGGGGGTTAGCCTTGGGCCTTTAATTTATTTCATGCTGCTCAGTTCGCTTTAACGTCCCGAGCCTATCACAATTCAAGCAGTTTCTGGCTCACTTTGCAAGTAAAATCTGTCGCCATTTGTGCCGAATGCGTCACACATTGGTGCGTACAGCATCGATTCTGCCAAACTAAGCCACGTATCAACTCTGCGTCTACAGGTCATAAAGCACCAGTCGGGATGCTTTTCATAGAGCTCTTCCGCTATGCGGCGTTTGCTCTTCCGTAACCGGTAATGCTCCACCAGCAGGTGATACAGCTCTTTGTGACCACCCGTAATAAGGACTGCCCCCAGTACCTTATCAATCAGCAGTCCTTCATCGTCTGTACAGAAGGCCAGGCCGCTTTTGTTTTTCCCCGCGAGTATTTCACGAAAAAACGCCTCAAGCTCTGGCTTCGAGATGCCAGACTTCTTCATCCGGCGTAATGCTTCGTTGATGGCTGTTTTAGTGACTTTCCCGGAAGCCAGTAACTGGTTAAACATATTGCCGCCACTACCGCCGCCGATGTAAGACCAGCGGCCCCACATGCGCAGCTTCCCTTGAATCCAGATGGCCTCCAGCGTTTTCAGCCTGACCATTTCACCAGCTTTTCCAACCTCGGACGGGTTAATCATTATGCGTTCTCCACTATGCCAGCACGCCAATTGCCAGCGAACGATCCAGAAATCGAAACAGCAGCTCCAGCTGTGAGCCGTGCTTCTCCTCAAATGCCACGGTGTCAGCGTGCAACTCGTCGTGATGCGCTCTGCAAAGCGGCAACACAAACAGGTCATGCGCTTTTGTTCCCATTCCACCTTGTCCGTGGCCTATCAGGTGATGGGGATCATCTGCTGGTTTGTTACAGCAGACACACGGCTGGGACTTAACCCAGCGCGTCCAGCTCTCGTTTACCCAGCGGCGGCGCTTTGGTCGCAGCATGAATGATTCCGGCGTTTCAGGATCTACGCGAAGACCGAGAATTTTTTTCTGCACCACTTCGCTCGCCGCTGGCTCCGGCACAATATCGCTCTCCTTCGTCACTGGTTGATGCTTTATTTCCGGCAATCGCAGGGCTTTACGGGCCAGCGATTCAGGGATTACGTGTGCCAGATTGTTTATCACCAGCCACCAGCACAACTCGGGGATCGTCAGTTGATGGTCTTCGTTGAACCCCAGCTGTGAGCGGATGACCGTTATCAGCCAGGATACCAGGTTCTCACGCGCAATGCCTGCCAGCGTCTCTGTGTACTGATCACGCAGCAGGTTATCGCAGGCCCAGCAAAGGCGGATGCTGCCAGGCTCATGCCGGAACAGCGTAAAATTTTCGCTGTGCCATGAGCCATGGGGATACTGGCATTCAAAATGACGCTCCAGCTCGGCCTCCAGCGAGCTGATACCACCCGCGCGCAGAATGACGTCTTTGTTTTCGAAGACTGGCTTCAAAACCGGGTCTTCTGCCAGTGGCTGTGTGGCGGGAGGGATAGCGCCGGTTGCGTAGTCGCTGTATTTTTCCGGTGCAGGCTCAATCAGTACCCGTCCTCTCCTGAACATCGGCATGAGATCAGCACTTGGGCGAAGAAGAACAACGCCCATGCGTGGGGCAATCTCAGGGGTTAGTAGTGCTCTCATATCATCTCCACGTCAGGCAGCTGCACGAAAACGACGGATGGTGATTTCTACTTTCCCTTTCTTCACGATGTTCCCCCACTCCACCAGCATGCGCTTAACCTGACTGTCATCCTCCCAGACGCCGGTTAGGGTCAGGGCATCGAACAGTGCTTTGTTGTAGTTATCGATATCCCGACGGCGCTGATCCGGCGGATACAACACAATGTGAACCTCAGCCAGATCTGAGGATGGCCGGGGAACGGCCCGCAGTTGCTCAATAATCGCCGCTCTCGCTGCCTGCTGGAACTTGCGCCCTGTCTCGCTTACCAGATGCCTGCCTTTCAGCGGTCCCTTGCTCGGGGCGCGCCAGTAACTATTTACGCTCGGTGGAAATGGTAAAGTCAGTTTCATTTAGCCCCCTTAAAGGATCGCTACAACGTCTTTTGCGACTTCCCGCGTACTGCTTTTGCAGGAGATCGAACGGCGCGCATTGATGAATTGCAGGTTAAAACCATGCTCCCGGTACAGGTCGAGAACCTTCGGGGCGGATGAGTTTGAAATCACGACCCGAGCCCCACGATGAAAGGCAGATACACATTGCTTCGCCAGGTCTATTTGGTTCTCCCAGTTAAAACCACCAGCGGCGTAGGCGGTGAATCCGGTTGTTCCCGGCATTGGTTCGTAAGGCGGATCGCAGTAAACCACATCCCCTTTCCCGGCCAGGCTGATTGTCCGGCGGTAATCAGCAGTCATGAATACGCAGTTATGCGCCATAGCCGCGAAGGCTTTCATCTCATCCATCGGGTAATACGGGGCCTTGTAGCCTCCCCAACCCACATTAAACTTGTTCGCCTGGTTGTAGCGCATCAGGCCATTGAAGCAATGCCGGTTGAGATACAGGAATGCAGCTGCGCGTTCAGTAGCATCCAGCGTCTGAGCGTTGAACTCGGAACGGATCAGCTCATAGCCATCTGGTGACCGCATGTGCTCGAACATCCAGCGGGCCTTTAATTCCACTTCATCCGGCACCACCGCTAACATCTGATACAGATTAATCAGGTCCGGGTTAACGTCCGCCAGCAGGTAATCTGCGTGCTTTTCGCTGTTCAGGAACACAGACCCACCACCAACGAATGGCTCTATCAGGCGTTTCCCTGCCGGGATATGCACGAACAGATCAGCCAGCTGGGTATACTTTCCACCAGCCCATTTGAGAAATGGCTTGCTCATGTGCGGAACCCCGAGTTTTCTGGCAATGAGTAATCAACCCCGTCGAAGCTGGCTCGCGAAATGGACGACTCCTGGCGGGAGCTATTGAGTGGAGCAGAAAGTTTTAACGACAGCTCATCCCATTTTTCCCTAAGTTTCGACGGGCTAAGCACGTTTTTGCACCAGAACGAATCTTTGTTGGCGCGTTTGAAAAGTGAGCAAATTTGTTTATGGGTTCGCCCGTCCTGCATCACCATCAGGCGCACCTCATTCGCCCATGCGGTCCAGTTTGGTTCTTTAGGCCGAACTACCTCACCATCACTTTCAGCGGCCAGTTCGTACATGCTGATAATTTTCCCCCAAATGAACTCGGCGCAGGTTAAATCGTCCTGACTTCCCCACTGCCGCTTTGCAGCGCTGTACACCACCGCGTCAGGATGTCGTGACAGAAATTCATCTGCAGAGCCCTGTTCGTCCGGTTGCGAAGCGTCCGGACAAGAAGGATTTATATCTGATGGATCAGTAGTTGATTTTACTGACGGATCCCCCCCAGATTCTGACGGGTCAAAACCGGTTTTTTTGGTGGATTCCGACGCCTCAAATTTTGAGGGGTCAATTTTTGACGCATCAGATTTTGACGGTTCAGATTTTGATGTGTCAGATTTTGACGTGTCAGAAACTGACAGGTGAGAAAATGCCGCTTTCTGTAGTTTGGAAACGTTGAGCTGGTAGACGTTCGATGCATTACGGTTGCCGTTGCGGCGTTGCGTACGAGTGAGCCACCCCTCTTTCTCAAGCGCAGTAATCGCCGTTCTGACAGTACTCTCACCAGCGCCAATCTGACGGGATATGGTTGCGATAGAAGGCCAGCAAACACCCTCATCGTTGCTGAAGTCAGCCAGGCGCGCCATGATTGCCACGCTGGATAGTTTCATCCCAGAAGATGCGCAAGCGTCCCAGACGTATCCTGTTAATTTAGTGCTCATGATCGTCCTTTATTTCTCTGAATTTACGTCTGAACTGCTCAAGGGGGCTAAAGCATTCATGCTCGTACCCTTCACGCAGGTATATAACGCGCTGTGTCTGGGGCTCCCAGCGTATGACCCTGACCGGGACTCCGTAGTGATCTCTGAAGCATCGGTTGAGCTCTCGCATACTTTCTCCGCCTGGCCGTTGAAGTCCCCTACCACCCACTGAGCAAACTGGTAGCAGACAGGCTCGAACCCGCCTGGTACTCTTACCCCATACACGAACTGCACCGGCCCTGCTCCACCAGGAACTGGCCGCGCTACAAGTTGCGACCTGCGGTATTGTGTTGATAAACTGTTCATGCGTTAGTAATCTCCACTGATAACGACACGCCACGACGCCAGGAGCTGCAACTCGCTGGCGTCACTTCTTTTTGCGTGAAAAAAGCGTGATGATTGCGGCAATCTCTTCTTCACGAGCTGCCAGGTGACGGCGGTGATGCACCATGATTTCTTCGGCCTCGTGCCTTTCAATAACGCCATCTTCAAGCGCCTGTTCGATAATCTGATCAACCTGCCCCCTGGCGGCAGAGGTACGCATTGCCCGGCTAAACAAGTCCACGCGGTCCAGTTCTTCCAGGTGCGGAACATCCACCAGCAGAGCACCACGACGGCGGGCAAAATATTCAGCCAGGTGAGATGTATTCGAGATGTCCTCCATCGCTTCCAGTTCGCTGACTTCGAAGAAACGACAGCCGTTTTTCTCGTAAAGGTTGTTGTTAAACTGCGTCACCGTCATTCCCAGTGCGCCAGCCATTGCTTCGCGCCCACCTGGATATGCTTTGCACATAGATTTCACGACTTCTTTGAGGTTCATACCTACTCCTTTCAAACTCGGGTGGTAGTTACAAATTTGATGCAGTGACATTAAGCTTTCGCATTGCTGCACCTCTTAAATAGGCCCAGTCAATGTCAGGACGAAGCTCTTCGCAGGTGACAGCACCACCAGTAGCTTTCTCAATCGCAGGACATCGTTCCGCAGGTATTTGCCTAATGCCCGTTGTCCATTGATTCACTGTTGGTGATGAGATGCCTAGATTCCTTGACAAAGCGGCTTGTCCCCCAACAATGCGGCAGGCTTCACTGATTGCTTCAAGGCTACTTCTCATAAACGGATTCCTATGATTTCCACACAAGCAGATATTAGGCTAAGCCTAATAAACAATCAATAGGAATTGCCTAAGCTATAGGTTATGAGGATTATTAGGCAATGCTTAGTGGTAAAGAATTGGGCCGAGCGATCGAGCAGGCCATAGACAAGAAGCTTTCAATAGGTTCTGCCAAGAGTAAGGCGGAAATCGCACGTCATTTCAAAATAAAACCCCCATCAATCCATGACTGGATCAATAAAGGCTCCATATCGAAAGAGAAGCTACCAGAGCTTTGGAACTACTTTTCTGATGTTGTGGGCCCCGAGCACTGGGGACTAAAGGGATACCCGCTAACTGATACATGTGAGCCCGCAACAGATCCCATAGTTAAAAATGGTTCTATTGACGAGCTCTATAATAAGGCTTCGAGAGAAAAAAAGGCTATCATTGATTTTGTCCTCTTAGAGCAAGGACAGCGTATACCTGGCTGGGTAGATAGCGATGCTAAAGCATATTTAGACTCATTAGAGATGAAGATAAGGAGATGGGCAGAGCAGGAGGAAGATGGAAAAAAACAAACGAAAGCCAGAGCTTAAGCTTATATGGTCTAACGGACAATATCTCTAAGCTCCATACATGTTAAAAGCTC contains the following coding sequences:
- a CDS encoding Mor transcription activator family protein, coding for MSDLNQFRSKGPELLVELAQHTSETVREIIDIEPAVADQIGQAVANRMMQVWGGQNVYFPMGMVWKVSQRDREIFLEFDGRNHHELARKFGVSLQWVYSVVKRVRKEELDRMQGKLFDGEPDADTGKKE
- a CDS encoding DUF1133 family protein, which translates into the protein MINPSEVGKAGEMVRLKTLEAIWIQGKLRMWGRWSYIGGGSGGNMFNQLLASGKVTKTAINEALRRMKKSGISKPELEAFFREILAGKNKSGLAFCTDDEGLLIDKVLGAVLITGGHKELYHLLVEHYRLRKSKRRIAEELYEKHPDWCFMTCRRRVDTWLSLAESMLYAPMCDAFGTNGDRFYLQSEPETA
- a CDS encoding DUF968 domain-containing protein, with translation MRALLTPEIAPRMGVVLLRPSADLMPMFRRGRVLIEPAPEKYSDYATGAIPPATQPLAEDPVLKPVFENKDVILRAGGISSLEAELERHFECQYPHGSWHSENFTLFRHEPGSIRLCWACDNLLRDQYTETLAGIARENLVSWLITVIRSQLGFNEDHQLTIPELCWWLVINNLAHVIPESLARKALRLPEIKHQPVTKESDIVPEPAASEVVQKKILGLRVDPETPESFMLRPKRRRWVNESWTRWVKSQPCVCCNKPADDPHHLIGHGQGGMGTKAHDLFVLPLCRAHHDELHADTVAFEEKHGSQLELLFRFLDRSLAIGVLA
- a CDS encoding RusA family crossover junction endodeoxyribonuclease, whose product is MKLTLPFPPSVNSYWRAPSKGPLKGRHLVSETGRKFQQAARAAIIEQLRAVPRPSSDLAEVHIVLYPPDQRRRDIDNYNKALFDALTLTGVWEDDSQVKRMLVEWGNIVKKGKVEITIRRFRAAA
- a CDS encoding DNA adenine methylase gives rise to the protein MSKPFLKWAGGKYTQLADLFVHIPAGKRLIEPFVGGGSVFLNSEKHADYLLADVNPDLINLYQMLAVVPDEVELKARWMFEHMRSPDGYELIRSEFNAQTLDATERAAAFLYLNRHCFNGLMRYNQANKFNVGWGGYKAPYYPMDEMKAFAAMAHNCVFMTADYRRTISLAGKGDVVYCDPPYEPMPGTTGFTAYAAGGFNWENQIDLAKQCVSAFHRGARVVISNSSAPKVLDLYREHGFNLQFINARRSISCKSSTREVAKDVVAIL
- a CDS encoding helix-turn-helix domain-containing protein codes for the protein MSTKLTGYVWDACASSGMKLSSVAIMARLADFSNDEGVCWPSIATISRQIGAGESTVRTAITALEKEGWLTRTQRRNGNRNASNVYQLNVSKLQKAAFSHLSVSDTSKSDTSKSEPSKSDASKIDPSKFEASESTKKTGFDPSESGGDPSVKSTTDPSDINPSCPDASQPDEQGSADEFLSRHPDAVVYSAAKRQWGSQDDLTCAEFIWGKIISMYELAAESDGEVVRPKEPNWTAWANEVRLMVMQDGRTHKQICSLFKRANKDSFWCKNVLSPSKLREKWDELSLKLSAPLNSSRQESSISRASFDGVDYSLPENSGFRT
- a CDS encoding DUF4222 domain-containing protein, which gives rise to MRELNRCFRDHYGVPVRVIRWEPQTQRVIYLREGYEHECFSPLEQFRRKFREIKDDHEH
- a CDS encoding YmfL family putative regulatory protein; translation: MNLKEVVKSMCKAYPGGREAMAGALGMTVTQFNNNLYEKNGCRFFEVSELEAMEDISNTSHLAEYFARRRGALLVDVPHLEELDRVDLFSRAMRTSAARGQVDQIIEQALEDGVIERHEAEEIMVHHRRHLAAREEEIAAIITLFSRKKK
- a CDS encoding helix-turn-helix domain-containing protein — its product is MRSSLEAISEACRIVGGQAALSRNLGISSPTVNQWTTGIRQIPAERCPAIEKATGGAVTCEELRPDIDWAYLRGAAMRKLNVTASNL